In the Brassica napus cultivar Da-Ae chromosome A7, Da-Ae, whole genome shotgun sequence genome, one interval contains:
- the LOC106402585 gene encoding U-box domain-containing protein 10, giving the protein MAGVAVSPASLLDVIAEIAEISANTGVFKKDCADLARRVCLLTHLVEEIRDSPQTPTAEESDASSSCECDWWSDLVVGLQAAKRLLSAATCFQARESSEGAAKRISFQFQCVTWKLEKALGNLPYDRYDISDEVREHVELARLQLRRAMQRYGSLNSKKFSTALSEPMEKDASRKVTEKLECIPETIHSNIPSSDEKKLESPPRRKSSSVSLAFFLSKDADNERLEKAITKTNDDDSKKSDNLTIPEDFLCPISLELMKDPVIVSTGQTYERSYIQRWIDCGNLRCPKTQQKLGNFALTPNYVLRSLISQWCTKHNIEQPGGYTKNCEGEVSKIRALVRKLSTRSLQDRRTALSEIRSLSKRSSDNRILIAEAGAIPILVKLLTSEDVETQEKAVTCVLNLSIYESNKELIMLAGAVTSIVQVLRAGTEEAKENAAATLFSLSLADENKIIIGASGAIPALVNLLENGSVRGKKDAATALFNLCIYEGNKGRAVRAGVVNPLVKMLSDTSSHRMVTEALTILSVLAGNQDAKTAMLRANAIPCLIALLQKDQPRNRENAAAILFAICKRDKEKLILIGKLGAVVPLMELSRDGTERAKRKANSLLELLRKSSQKLC; this is encoded by the exons ATGGCTGGAGTAGCCGTCTCTCCCGCTTCTCTGCTCGACGTCATCGCTGAGATCGCAGAGATTTCGGCGAACACGGGGGTGTTTAAGAAGGACTGCGCCGATCTCGCGAGGAGAGTTTGTCTATTGACGCATTTGGTTGAGGAGATTCGGGATTCTCCGCAGACGCCGACGGCGGAGGAATCTGATGCTTCGTCTTCTTGTGAATGTGATTGGTGGTCTGATCTTGTGGTGGGGCTTCAAGCGGCGAAGCGTCTTCTAAGTGCAGCCACTTGTTTCCAGGCTCGCGAATCATCT GAGGGTGCTGCGAAGAGAATATCATTCCAGTTCCAATGTGTTACATGGAAGCTGGAGAAAGCACTAGGAAACTTGCCTTATGACCGTTATGACATCTCTGACGAAGTCCGCGAACAT GTGGAACTAGCAAGATTGCAGTTGAGAAGAGCAATGCAGAGATACGGATCTCTGAACTCAAAGAAATTCTCCACTGCTCTATCCGagccaatggagaaagatgcaTCGAGAAAAGTCACTGAGAAGTTGGAGTGTATTCCAGAAACAATACACTCCAACATCCCTTCATCAGATGAGAAGAAGTTAGAGTCACCACCGCGAAGGAAGAGCTCTTCAGTTTCCTTAGCTTTCTTCTTATCAAAAGACGCTGATAACGAGAGGTTAGAGAAAGCAATCACAAAGACCAATGATGACGACTCGAAAAAATCAGACAACCTGACGATCCCTGAGGATTTTCTTTGTCCAATCTCTCTGGAACTGATGAAGGATCCTGTCATTGTCTCCACAGGACAGACATACGAGAGGTCTTACATACAAAGATGGATAGACTGTGGGAACCTGAGATGCCCCAAGACTCAGCAGAAACTCGGAAACTTTGCTCTTACCCCAAACTACGTCCTCAGAAGCCTCATCTCTCAGTGGTGCACTAAGCACAACATCGAGCAGCCAGGTGGCTATACCAAAAACTGTGAGGGCGAAGTGTCGAAGATACGTGCATTGGTTCGGAAGCTCTCGACACGGTCCCTACAAGACCGAAGGACCGCGCTTTCTGAGATCCGGTCTCTGTCGAAAAGAAGCTCAGACAACAGAATCCTCATTGCTGAAGCTGGAGCCATCCCTATTTTAGTGAAACTCTTGACGTCAGAGGACGTCGAGACGCAGGAGAAGGCTGTCACTTGCGTTCTTAACCTCTCGATCTACGAGAGCAACAAGGAGCTGATCATGCTGGCAGGTGCAGTCACGTCTATAGTGCAAGTTCTGAGAGCTGGAACCGAGGAAGCTAAAGAGAACGCTGCGGCTACACTCTTTAGCCTCTCGTTGGCTGACGAGAACAAGATTATCATTGGTGCATCTGGTGCGATACCTGCTTTGGTGAATCTCCTTGAGAACGGTAGCGTGAGAGGGAAGAAAGACGCGGCGACTGCTCTGTTCAACTTGTGTATATACGAAGGGAACAAAGGAAGAGCGGTTAGAGCGGGTGTTGTGAACCCGTTGGTGAAAATGCTGAGTGATACCTCGAGTCACAGGATGGTCACTGAAGCTTTGACTATACTCTCGGTTCTAGCGGGTAACCAAGACGCTAAGACCGCGATGTTGAGGGCTAATGCGATACCGTGTTTGATAGCGTTGCTACAGAAGGATCAGCCTAGGAACCGGGAGAACGCGGCGGCGATATTGTTTGCTATTTGCAAGAGAGATAAGGAGAAGCTGATCTTGATTGGTAAACTTGGAGCTGTTGTTCCGTTGATGGAACTATCGAGAGACGGTACGGAGAGAGCTAAGAGGAAAGCTAATTCTTTGCTTGAGCTGCTCCGCAAATCATCTCAAAAATTATGCTAA